In Passer domesticus isolate bPasDom1 chromosome 7, bPasDom1.hap1, whole genome shotgun sequence, one genomic interval encodes:
- the LOC135305308 gene encoding BEN domain-containing protein 5-like isoform X8, with protein MYAFVRFLEDNVCYALPVSRVRDFSPTSQQDFDNQKVYTVYRNPEEAADEDDESPGEWGDRLLLHKAQILALAEDKTDLENSVMQKKIKIPKLSLNHIEEAGEVADYGEEDVELRHSKRQDGRKQSEGTHKSIEAVVARLEKQNGMSLSNTSSPEEAFMEATEGMNNMDDAVVPRILYEELLRSYQQQQEEMRHIQQELERTRRQLVQQAKKLKEYGALVSEMKELRDLNRRLQDVLLLRLGSGPAIEVEKVKPESVEPEPEVQKTFSEEANTSTYYPAPVPVMDKYILENGKVHLGSGIWVDEEKWHQLQVTQGDSKYTKNLAVMIWGTDVLKNRSVTGVATKKKKDAVPKPPLSPHKLSIVRECLYDRIAQETVDETEIAQRLSKVNKYICEKIMDINKSCKNEERREIAKYNLQ; from the exons ATGTACGCGTTCGTGCGGTTCCTGGAGGACAACGTGTGCTACGCGCTGCCCGTGTCCCGCGTGCGGGACTTCAGCCCCACCTCCCAGCAGGACTTCGACAACCAGAAGGTCTACACCGTGTACCGCAACCCCGAGGAGGCGGCGGACGAGGACGACGAGAGCCCCGGCGAGTGGGGCGAccggctgctgctgcacaaggcCCAGATCCTGGCGCTGGCAG AGGACAAAACTGACCTTGAGAACAGtgtgatgcagaagaaaattaaaatcccCAAACTCTCTCTCAATCACATAGAAGAAGCTGGGGAAGTTGCAGATTATGGGGAAGAAGATGTGGAGCTTAGACACAGTAAG AGACAAGATGGGAGGAAACAAAGTGAAGGTACACACAAAAGCATTGAAGCAGTTGTTGCTCGCCTTGAAAAACAGAACGGGATGAGTCTCAGTAATACTTCCAGCCCTGAGGAGGCTTTTATGGAGGCTACAGAAGGCATGAACAATATGGACGATGCTGTAGTTCCTCGGATTCTTTATGAGGAATTGCTGAGGAGTTACCAGCAGCAACAGGAAGAGATGAGACACATTCAGCAGGAGCTTGAGAGAACGCGGAGACAGCTTGTGCAACAGGCAAAGAAGCTAAAGGAGTATGGGGCACTCGTGTCAGAAATGAAAGAGCTCAGAGACTTGAacaggaggctccaggatgtaCTGCTCCTAAGACTAGGTAGTG GACCTGCCATTGAGGTTGAAAAAGTAAAACCTGAATCAGTTGAGCCCGAACCTGAGGTACAGAAGACCTTCAGTGAGGAAGCAAATACATCAACGTACTACCCTGCCCCTGTTCCAGTAATGGACAAGTATATTCTCGAGAATGGAAAg GTCCATCTTGGCAGTGGAATTTGGGTAGATGAGGAGAAATGGCACCAGCTGCAAGTAACACAAGGAGATTCAAAGTATACAAAAAATCTAGCGGTTATGATTTGGGGAACAGATGTTCTCAAGAACAGAAGTGTCACAGGAGTtgcaaccaaaaaaaagaaagatgccGTTCCCAAGCCACCTCTCTCACCTCACAAATTAAGCATTGTCAGAG aaTGTTTGTATGATAGAATAGCACAAGAAACTGTGGATGAAACTGAAATTGCACAGAGACTCTCCAAAGTCAACAAGTACATCTGTGAAAAAATCATGGATATCAATAAATCATgtaaaaatgaagaaaggagGGAAATTGCAAAGTACAATTTGCAAtaa